A window of Nonomuraea angiospora genomic DNA:
GCGCAGGCGCGGCGCGGGCCGGGCCGGCCGACGGCGGGGCGCGCAGGAGCTCTCCCGAATCTCGGCGAGCAGCCTGCCTTCCTCGGCCCGCACGTCTAGCCGTTCCGGGACCTCGTCCCGCAGTTTCCTGAGGAGTTCGAGCTCGCTATTCCTTCGTTCGTGGTCGGATCGATGTCACCGAGCGCCCGTCGGAGCTTGCTTCGAGCCCGGTTGACCCGCGAACGCACAGTTCCCACCGGAACGCCGAGCGCCTCCGCGGCTTGCTCGTACGTGAGGTCCGCCCACGTCACGAGCAGCAGCGGGTCCCGGTGCCCTCCCTGGGAAGCCCCGCCAGCACCGCAGCAGGCCTGCGCCGCGCACCGTCCGCCACCACACTCTCGTCCACCTGGTCGGTGAACGGTTCGGTCACCGAGTCCGCCCCCGTGCGGCTCAGCGCCCGGTACAGGGCGATCTCGCGGCGGCGGTGCCGCCCGATGAGGTTGGTGGCGATGCCGAACAGCCACGATCGCGCGTCGCCGCGGGTCAGGTCGTACGACTCCAGGTCCTGGAAGGCGACCGCGAAGGTCTCGGCGACGATGTCCTCGGCGGGGTCTGAGCCCAGCCGTCTGATGACGTAGCGCTTGAGCGCGGGCGCGTGGCGGGCGAACAGCGTGGCGAACCGTTCGGGCTCACGCCGGGACCGTGCGATCACCGTGGCGTCATCGGCTGTGTCCTGGTACAGGTCCGTGGCTGCGAGCGGAGGCGGTGCGTCCGTCCGGCCCTCTTGTCGCATCTCATGCCTCTCGGGGGTCTGTCATGACACCGGTAATTGCCGCCGGACGGTCCCGCGGTTCCCGTGATTTCGGTGGAAAGGCCAGTCTTCGCAGGGAACGGCGCGATCAAGGCCGAGTCGCTCACCGCTACGGAATGCCGTCGCGTACGCCCGCCCTTCCAACGTCTGGCGGGCCTGCGCGGCGCAGAACTCGTGGCGCGCACGTGATGCCGCAGTCGGGCCGGTGGACGCCCATCGCCTGCCAGGGCGAGTGGTCCACGCTCAGCATGCGGGCGGCGCGTTCGTGCTACTCGTACGAGCACGCGATCCAGGCGAGGACCTCGATGCACTCTATGAGGCCCACTGGTCGCCGATCGCGCTTCTGACCGACGCCGCCTCCTTCGTCATGGCCTCCGCCCGGTGCGGGCGTCCCTGGTGCCACGCGGTCAATCTTCGATGACGAGTTCGTGGCCGGACTTGCACTCGATGACCTTGGTGACGTCTTCAGAGGGGGACAAGGTGAGGGCGTGGTGTTCCGCAAGGATGATCACAGGGAGCTCAGTCCCCGCATGACCAGGTCGATGGCGTGACGCAAGGAAGCCACGGACTCCTCCTCCGACTGGCCCAGCCTGTGGCTGGCGAGCCCAGTCGCCTGGACGGCTCCCATCAGCGCGCCCACTGCGGCCGACGCGATGATCGGGTCGAGTTCGTCTGGGAAGGCTTTGACGAACGCGTCGGCGATCTTGCGTTGCAGGTTGAACATCACGTGCAGGGCCTTGGCCTGGACGGCCGGCACAGTCGCGATCAGCTGGGCGTACATGTCCTCCAGCTCGCGGTCGCCCACCGGAGGGCCGTCGGTCATATAGCGGTAAAAGACCCGTTCGTAGGTCTTGACCAGCAGGTCGGGCACGCGCTCGCCGGGCGCCCGACCCTCGACCACCTCCAGCGCCATCTCGTAGGACCGCTCGATGTCGGCGAAGACCACATCCTCCTTGCTGGGGAAGTAGTTGGAGAACGTCTTGACGGCCACGTCCGCCTCGGCGCTGATCTGAACGACGGTGGTCTGCTCATATCCCTGCTCCTTGAACAACCTGAAAGCGGTGTTGACCAGCAGCTCCCTGGTCTGGCGCTTCTTGCGCTCGCGCCGCGTCTCTTCCATGATGGCAATCTTACAAGACTAAGATAGTTACACTGATTGAAATTTTATGGAGGATGTAGTTATCTGGAAACACAGGAGGGTGAGCGCAGCGCGAAGCCGCCCTACACAAGGAGCGACATGTCCGATCCATCAGCCCTTTCCCGGCTCCTGCACCAGCACGCAGAGGGCTGTCCTTTCGACCCACCGCACGAGCTCCGGCAGCTACGCGATCAGGAGCCCGTCACCCCGATGACCTATCCCGACGGCCACGACGGCTGGCTGGTGACCAGCCACGCCCTGGTTCGCGAGGTGCTGGCTGACAACCGCTTCAGCCACCGGCACGAGCTCCTCCACTACCCGATGCCCGGGACGGAGGCCGCCGGGGAGCCCCGGCCGGCACAGCCCGGCGCCTTCACCGCGATGGACCCGCCCGAGCACACCCGCTACCGCCGCCTGCTCACCGGCCAGTTCACCGTCCGCCGGATGCGCCAGTGGACCAGCCGGGTCAAGAAGATCACCGCCGAGCACCTGGACGCGATGGAGCGGCTCGGCCCGCCGGTGGACCTGGTGGAGGCGTACTCGGGGCCCATCCCCGGCCTGGTGATCTGCGAACTGCTCGGCGTGCCGACAGGCGATCGAGCCGACTTCGTACGGACCATGTCCGTCGTGATGCGCCTGGACACCGCTCCGGATGGGCGAGTGGCCGCCATGGCCGAGATGCAGGACTACATGCGCGATCTGGTGCGGACCAAGCGGGCCGAGCCCTCCGACGACGTGCTCGGCGGCCTGGTCTCCGACAGCGACCTGAGCGACGACGAACTGGCCATCATCGGCAGCCTCCTGACGGGCGCGGGGTTCGACACCACCGCGAACATGATCGCCATCGGCGCGTACGCACTGCTGAGCCACCCCGACCAGCTCGACGTCCTGCGGGCCGAACCTGACCTCACCACCAACGCCGTCGAGGAGTTACTCCGATATCTGAGCGTCATCCCCGGCACGGTACGCGCCGCGCTTGAGGACGTCGAGATCGGCGGCCGGCTCATCAAGACAGGCCAGTCGGTGACCGTCTCGGTCCCGGCGGCTAACCGCGACCCGAAACGTTTCCCCGACCCCGACACGCTCGACCTGCGCAGGCCGACTGCGGGGCACGTCGCCTTCGGCCACGGCATCCACCAGTGTCTGGGCCAACAGCTCGCCCGGGTCGAGATGCAGGTTGCCATCCCCGCGTTGTTCGATCGGTTCCCGACGCTGCACCTGGCCGTCCCGCCCGAGGAGATCCCCATGCGCGACGACATGATCATCTACGGCGTACACAGCCTCCCCGTCACCTGGGACGAGCAACGAGGAGATCTGCCATGAAAGTGGTCGTCAACTAGGCCAGGTGCATCAGCGCCGGGCAGTACACGATCGCCGCGCCCGTGGCGTCGGACCAGCGAGAAGACGACGGCACCGTAGTCCTGCTCGATCCGATGCCCGGCCCCGGGCCAAAAGACGCGGTGTGCGCGGCCATGCCGGTATCCGGCAGAGCCATCAGCATTGTGGAGGAGCCCTGACCTCAGCTTGCTAGTCGTCGGCGCCTCGGCCACAGGCCCGGTCGTGGCGGGGAGCCACACCAGACCCTCACATCAGCATGGCGCCCGGTCGGACGACTTCCTGTCCTCCATTCAGCCGACACCACCACCGCAGCGGATCACGGTGTTCGGGGCCGATGCGGGCACGCACAACGTCGTGGGCGACAGGTGCCGACCGAGCGCGGCTACGCCTACGTGCTCGCCCGCGCCGCCGACGTACCCATGCGGCTGCACGGCCCCCAGCCGAACTGATGCCCTGCTTGTGACTTTCCCCGGGTCGACAACGTTCGCTTCCGCGCAGCCACCGGCCGATTCTCACGTCACCCCAGCGCCCGCAAGGGGCTGACGCGCCAACGATACATCTCGCACAAATATGCATCCGTTGCAACATCTTTGAAGGGTCCCGTCTGAGGGTCATGACAGCAACGCACCAAATGCCCTTGCTTACTCGCGTGGCGCCCGCGATCGGGCTGTTCTTCCTGGCGCCGCTGAACGCAGAAGCCCTCATGGGCAACTTTCCGATCGCCAGCCCCATCGGTGTCGTGGGACTCCTCGCCATACTTCCCCTGTACGGAGCCGGCGCCCTGTTCATCCGCGAACTGGTCCGGCGGACCGGGCGCGGCTGGCCGACCATGCTGGCGCTCGGGCTGGCGTACGGGATGTTCGAAGAGGCGTTCATCACCCAGACGCTCTGGAACGAGAACTGGGTCGACGTCCGCATCCTGGACTACGGCTACATGCCTGCCATGGGGACAGCGCTGCCATGGATACTGTTCATGGCAGGCGTGCACACCATCTGGAGCATCAGCGCCCCGATCGCGATCGTCGAGACGCTGGCCGGCACGCGCCGGACCACGCCATGGCTGAAGAAGCGCGGTTTCGTGATCGTCGGCGTGCTCTTCTTCGCCTATTCGGTGTTCGCCGCCGTCGGCAACGCCGTCAACGAGGGAGGCACGCTCGCCGGCCTGCCCCAGTTCATCGGGGCGGCCGTGGTGGTCGTCGGCCTGGTCGTGCTCGGCCTGCGTCTGCGTCGCAGCGCCCCTGCGGTCGAGGGTAGGGCGCCCAGCCCGTGGACGGTGTTCGCCTTCGCCCTGGCGGCCGGCGCGATCTTCGTCCTCCTCTACGCAGTCGACCCCACCGGCCTGTCGCCCTGGCTGGCGATCCCCGTCCCGGCGTGGGGCAGCGTGCTCATCTACCTGGCCCTGTTCGCCACGGTCGGCACCCTGGTCAGGCGCTGGTCGCACCGCTCCAACTGGTCGGACGCGCACCGGCTGGCGCTCGCGGCAGGAGCCATGCTCACCTACGCGTGGCACTCCTTTCCGTGGAAGCCGACCTTGACCGTGCCCATCAGCCAGACGGTGGACCTGACCAGCAACACGATCACAACGATCGGCGCCATCGTCCTGCTCGTGATCGCGGCACGCCGGGTCACCACATGACCAGCCGGAACCCGCAGCGGACCAGACCCACCCGATAGTCACCGCGGCTCACCAGAAGAGCCCGCCATAGGCGACCATGGCCTACTCCAGGCGAGGCCGGCCGCCGAGCTGCTGCAGCAAGTCCTGCCGAAACCGGGCCTGGGAAGTGCGCACCGCCGAACAAGATCACCAGGCCCTCCACCATTGTCGTGATCTTCATTGCTTGCATCCGGCAAATAACGGAGCATCTGCTCTAGAATCATGTATCTTTAGGGACGCCATTTCGACGGAGCTCGATACGACACGGCGGAACGCCGGAGAGGAGACATCATGACTGGTCTCGTCGATCGTCTACTGGCACGGGTCGCGCAAAAGGCGACCGTGGAGGCAGGCTGCAGCTACAGGTACTACTGCATCGGCAGCTACATGTATCAGGAGATGTGCTGCCTGGACCAGAAGTGCCAGGTGACCAAGGTCGGCAAGTGCATCTGAGGTAGTCGGGCTGGTGTCCGGCGGGCGGTGGCGGGCCACCGCCCGCCGATCGGTGGGGTGGGCGGATGGAGTACGTGCGGATCGGATGCGTTTGCCTGGTGGGCCTGGTCTTCGCGGTCACGGCGACGTCGAAACTGCGAGACTTTCAAGGGTTCGCCCGGTCGCTCCCCGGGCTTGCCCCTGTCTCCGGCAAGGCCGTCAGGCCGCTGGCCGCAGTGGTGGTGGCACTGGAGGCCCTGGTCTCGATCCTGGTCGCGGTGCCGACGGCTCGGCCGTACGGCCTAGCGCTCGCCTGCGGACTGCTCGTCACGTTCACTGCGGCGATCGCTTCCGCGTTGAGGAGAGGGCAGCGCGCCCCGTGCCGCTGCTTCGGCACGTCCCTCGCGCCCCTGAGCGCCCGTCACCTCGTCCGCAACAGCCTCCTGATCGCCGCCGCCACGCTTGCCGCGCTCTTGCCCGATGGCTCGCCGGTGCTCGCCGGGACGGCCATGGCACTGGGCGCAGGCTTGATCGGAGCGATTCTGATCGCTTCCTTCGACGATATCGTCGATCTCTTCGCTAGGAACACCTGATGCCCTTCTTGACTGCAGCGGTCGTGATCATCGGCCTGCTGTCCGTGTTCAACCTGCTGCTCACCGTCGCTCTCATCTGCCGGACGAGGCAGACGAACGAGAGTGCCGCCGCGACGGCCGGTCCCCCCATCGCGTTGCGGCCAGGCTCGCCTGTCGGTGAGTTCGCCGCCGAGTCCGTCGACGGGGAGGCGGTGTCGCACGACACGGTCACCGGTCTTGTCGGGTTCTTCTCCGCGGGATGCGTGCCCTGCCACAGGCTCCTGCCCCGCTTCGCCGAGCACGCCTGCGCCGTGGGACGGGAGAACGTGCTGGCGGTGGTCGCAGGGGATGACCCGGAAGCGGTCGCCGTGCTCAAGCCGGTGGCGCGCGTGATCGTGGAGGACTACGACGGCCCGGTGGCCGGTGCGTTCCAGAACACCTGGACCCCGGCGGTCTACCTGATCGGTTCCGATCACCGCGTCGTCGCCGCGGGTGGCCGTCTGGAGGACCTCTCCATCGCGTCGTCGGCATGATCGCTCGTGGGGCGATCCGGCGGAGCGGGATCCGTGAGCTGACCTCGGCCGCCGCGGCGGCCCTGTCACTGACCTGGCGGTCGGCGCCAGGAGGGGTCATCGGCCAGGTCATCATGACAGTCGCCGAGGCCGCGGCCCCCGTCGCCACCGCGTGGCTCACCAAATCCGTCCTCGACCGGCTGGCCACCCCGGACGGCGCGGTCGCCGGACTCGCGCTCGGGCTGGCCGCGGCGGGTCTGGCCGCCGCGGCGCTGCCGGGGATCGGCCGCTACCTGCGCGCGCAGACCGGCCGCCGGGCCGGGGTGGAGGCGACCGACAGGCTGTTCGCGGAGGCCGAGCGGCAGGTCGGTCTGCGGCGTTTCGAGGATCCGGTCTTCCTCGACCGCTTACGCCTGGCCCAGGAGGGGGCCGGGACCACCGGTGACCTCGTCAACGGCATCTGCGGCAGCCTGCACGGCATCCTGTCCCTGGCGGGATTCGTGGGCTCGCTGCTCATCCTCAGCCCTGCCATGACGGCGCTCGTGGTGCTGGCCGCCGTCCCCGTGCTCGTCGCCGAACTGCTGTTGTCGCGGCGACGGGCCGCCGTGCAGTGGGACATCGAGCCGATCCACCGGCGCGAGTTCTTCTACGGCCGGCTGCTCACCGACGTCCAGGCCGCCACGGAGATCCGGCTGTTCGGTATCGGCGCGTTCCTGCGTGCCCGGATGATGGCGGACCGGCGCGAGGCGAACGCCGCGGAAACCCGGATGGACCGCCGCGAACTGGTCGCCCAAGGCGGTCTTACCGCGCTGAGCGCGGTGGTCTCTGGTACCGGGCTGTGGTGGGCGATCACGGCCGCCCGCGGCGGATCGCTGAGCGTCGGCGACGTCGCCATGTTCGTCGCGGCCGTCGGCGGCGTGCAGGCCGGGCTGAACACGCTCATCTCCTCGGTCGCCTCCGCCCACCAGCGGCTGCTCACCTTCTCGCACTACGTCGCGGTGACCAGGGCCGAGCCGGACCTGCCGAGCGTCGACGAGGGCACGGCTCTCGCCCTGAGCCGGGGCATCCAGCTGCAGGACGTGTGGTTCCGCTACAGCGATGACCACCCCTGGGTGCTGAGCGGGGTCGATCTGACGGTTCCACAGGGCCGGTCGGTGGCCCTCGTCGGGCTGAACGGCGCGGGCAAGAGCACCCTCATCAAGCTGCTGTGCCGCATGTACGACCCGACGCGCGGCCGGATCCTGTGGGACGGTGTGGACCTGCGGGACATCCCTCCCGCCGCGCTCCGCGAGCGGATCAGCGCCGTGTTCCAGGACCACATGAACTACGACATGACCGCCGCCGAGAACATCGGACTCGGGGACCTACCCGCTCTGGGCGACCCTGCCCGCCTCAAGGAGGCGGCCGTCCGCGCCGGCGTGCACGAGACGCTCTCCGAGCTTCCGCGTGGGTACGACACCCTGCTCACGCGCATCTTCTTCTCCGAGGCCGACAAGGGCAACGCCGAGACGGGCGTGGTGCTGTCCGGCGGACAGTGGCAGCGTCTCGCGCTGGCCAGAGCCCTCGTCCGCGACGGCAGGGACCTGATGATCCTCGACGAGCCCAGCTCCGGCCTGGACCCGGAGGCCGAGCACGAGGTCCATACCCGTATCAGGGAGCATCGCGCCCGCCGTACGAGCCTGCTCATCTCCCACAGGCTCAGTGCCGTACGGGACGCCGATCTCATCGCTGTGCTGCACGACGGGCGGATCGCCGAGCAGGGACCGCACGAGGCACTGATGGAGGCGGACGGTCACTACGCCCGACTGTTCCGGCTCCAGGCCGCGGGATACCAGGAGGCGCGGTGAAGCGGGGCGCGCTGCTGCTCCCGGCGTGCGGTGCGCTGGCGCTGGGAGCCTCGCTGTGGTGGATCCGCCGGAACTATCTGGTCGCCGCCGTCGAGGGGCGGAGTATGGAGCCGTCCTTCCGCTCCGGCGACAGGCTACTCGTGCGCAGGGCCAGGCGGGTTCGCGCCGGCCAGGTCGTGGTCGTCCGGATTCCAGACCCTCCCGTGGTGTACGAGCCGCCACCGGGTCTTGAACTGGGCCTTGAACTGGTCCCCAAGGCGGAGGCGCCGAAGCGGGATCGTCCCGGCCGGCGACTGCTCATCAAGCGGGCGGTCGCGGTGGCCGGCGACCCCGTGCCGAGAGAACGCTTCCCGGCGCTGCGTGACGTCCCGGAGACCGTCGTGCCTCCGCGTACTCTCGTCGTGCTGAGCGACAATCAGGCCGCCGGCTGGGACTCTCGGGCCTTCGGCTTCGTCCGGGGCGACCAGTTGGTCGGCGTCATGGTGCGCCGCCTGACGCCACTGTGACCGCCGCCGAATGACAGCTGCCGGGCCGCTCCCCCACACCGCCGACGGCACCCTCGTGGAAAAGTATGGGACTCGTGCGCTCGGCCCGCCCAGCCCACTCCCCTGCGGTCCTGGGTGAAGCGAGGAGGCCGAGGAGTTCCTCCCGCCTAACAACAGCCGCTTACGCTCGGCGGACAGCTTGGCGTGGCGGGCCTGCAGGCGGGCGCCCACGTTCCGAACCCATTGGGTCGTCTTTGCGACCTCGCATCTCGACGCTTACTGGCGTTACCACCTCGCCCGACAACACGAACGTGTCTCCCGATGCCCTTCGCGTGGATCTCGGTCAGCGCCTCGGCGAGCCCCGCGGCCAGCCACCATCCGCCGATCGAGTCGACCGGACCGCACCTGCTGATCAACGTGTACAGCGAGGGTGCCTGGACGTAACGGGTGGCGATCCACGGGGGTTCGTCGTCTGCGCCAGCGTCCAGCAGCCCGGCTGTGTGGACGCCGCCCATGTCTCGGACGGCTTCAATCTCTCGGCGGAATCGGGCCAGCCAGGTCGAGGAGGAGGCGAGGCCCGATTTGAAGATCTTGACAGCCGTGCACTTCGCTCGCATAGCCCGCACCATTCAAGGACGCCGGAGTTCGCCG
This region includes:
- a CDS encoding sigma factor-like helix-turn-helix DNA-binding protein; its protein translation is MTWADLTYEQAAEALGVPVGTVRSRVNRARSKLRRALGDIDPTTNEGIASSNSSGNCGTRSRNG
- a CDS encoding RNA polymerase sigma factor is translated as MIARSRREPERFATLFARHAPALKRYVIRRLGSDPAEDIVAETFAVAFQDLESYDLTRGDARSWLFGIATNLIGRHRRREIALYRALSRTGADSVTEPFTDQVDESVVADGARRRPAAVLAGLPREGTGTRCCS
- a CDS encoding TetR/AcrR family transcriptional regulator codes for the protein MEETRRERKKRQTRELLVNTAFRLFKEQGYEQTTVVQISAEADVAVKTFSNYFPSKEDVVFADIERSYEMALEVVEGRAPGERVPDLLVKTYERVFYRYMTDGPPVGDRELEDMYAQLIATVPAVQAKALHVMFNLQRKIADAFVKAFPDELDPIIASAAVGALMGAVQATGLASHRLGQSEEESVASLRHAIDLVMRGLSSL
- a CDS encoding cytochrome P450: MSDPSALSRLLHQHAEGCPFDPPHELRQLRDQEPVTPMTYPDGHDGWLVTSHALVREVLADNRFSHRHELLHYPMPGTEAAGEPRPAQPGAFTAMDPPEHTRYRRLLTGQFTVRRMRQWTSRVKKITAEHLDAMERLGPPVDLVEAYSGPIPGLVICELLGVPTGDRADFVRTMSVVMRLDTAPDGRVAAMAEMQDYMRDLVRTKRAEPSDDVLGGLVSDSDLSDDELAIIGSLLTGAGFDTTANMIAIGAYALLSHPDQLDVLRAEPDLTTNAVEELLRYLSVIPGTVRAALEDVEIGGRLIKTGQSVTVSVPAANRDPKRFPDPDTLDLRRPTAGHVAFGHGIHQCLGQQLARVEMQVAIPALFDRFPTLHLAVPPEEIPMRDDMIIYGVHSLPVTWDEQRGDLP
- a CDS encoding MauE/DoxX family redox-associated membrane protein, whose amino-acid sequence is MEYVRIGCVCLVGLVFAVTATSKLRDFQGFARSLPGLAPVSGKAVRPLAAVVVALEALVSILVAVPTARPYGLALACGLLVTFTAAIASALRRGQRAPCRCFGTSLAPLSARHLVRNSLLIAAATLAALLPDGSPVLAGTAMALGAGLIGAILIASFDDIVDLFARNT
- a CDS encoding TlpA family protein disulfide reductase encodes the protein MPFLTAAVVIIGLLSVFNLLLTVALICRTRQTNESAAATAGPPIALRPGSPVGEFAAESVDGEAVSHDTVTGLVGFFSAGCVPCHRLLPRFAEHACAVGRENVLAVVAGDDPEAVAVLKPVARVIVEDYDGPVAGAFQNTWTPAVYLIGSDHRVVAAGGRLEDLSIASSA
- a CDS encoding ABC transporter ATP-binding protein yields the protein MIARGAIRRSGIRELTSAAAAALSLTWRSAPGGVIGQVIMTVAEAAAPVATAWLTKSVLDRLATPDGAVAGLALGLAAAGLAAAALPGIGRYLRAQTGRRAGVEATDRLFAEAERQVGLRRFEDPVFLDRLRLAQEGAGTTGDLVNGICGSLHGILSLAGFVGSLLILSPAMTALVVLAAVPVLVAELLLSRRRAAVQWDIEPIHRREFFYGRLLTDVQAATEIRLFGIGAFLRARMMADRREANAAETRMDRRELVAQGGLTALSAVVSGTGLWWAITAARGGSLSVGDVAMFVAAVGGVQAGLNTLISSVASAHQRLLTFSHYVAVTRAEPDLPSVDEGTALALSRGIQLQDVWFRYSDDHPWVLSGVDLTVPQGRSVALVGLNGAGKSTLIKLLCRMYDPTRGRILWDGVDLRDIPPAALRERISAVFQDHMNYDMTAAENIGLGDLPALGDPARLKEAAVRAGVHETLSELPRGYDTLLTRIFFSEADKGNAETGVVLSGGQWQRLALARALVRDGRDLMILDEPSSGLDPEAEHEVHTRIREHRARRTSLLISHRLSAVRDADLIAVLHDGRIAEQGPHEALMEADGHYARLFRLQAAGYQEAR
- a CDS encoding S26 family signal peptidase; the protein is MKRGALLLPACGALALGASLWWIRRNYLVAAVEGRSMEPSFRSGDRLLVRRARRVRAGQVVVVRIPDPPVVYEPPPGLELGLELVPKAEAPKRDRPGRRLLIKRAVAVAGDPVPRERFPALRDVPETVVPPRTLVVLSDNQAAGWDSRAFGFVRGDQLVGVMVRRLTPL